One Schistocerca nitens isolate TAMUIC-IGC-003100 chromosome 1, iqSchNite1.1, whole genome shotgun sequence DNA segment encodes these proteins:
- the LOC126237497 gene encoding uncharacterized protein LOC126237497 has product MSDACRVLLLVAAAAAAATGLPMIPPPLGVGWLRSHQAQLVGRPPLSPPPLPPHTVFVLVRGYPAAVPRPQAAGTSLVQTAITAGSQNAVAKNRQPEDATTVPTTRATTVFPATSTDTTTRQQGLLSFINVPDIPCPEGQRRDPAGNCRDAW; this is encoded by the exons ATGAGTGACGCATGCAGAGTCCTCCTGTTGGTCGCCGCGGCAGCCGCAGCGGCCACTGGCCTTCCTATGATTCCGCCACCACTCGGCGTGGGCTGGCTGCGGTCGCACCAGGCCCAGCTTGTCGGACGGCCTCCGCTGTCGCCTCcacctctgccgccccacaccgtgtTCGTCCTCGTACGCGGTTACCCTGCTGCTGTACCACGCCCACAAGCAGCGGGAACTTCTCTGGTGCAGACAGCAATCACTGCAGGCTCGCAGAATGCGGTGGCCAAGAATCGTCAGCCGGAG GATGCTACGACGGTGCCAACCACAAGAGCTACTACGGTGTTTCCTGCAACTTCCACCGACACGACGACGCGGCAGCAGGGCCTGCTGAGCTTCATCAACGTGCCGGACATCCCGTGTCCTGAGGGACAGAGGCGGGACCCCGCGGGCAACTGCCGGGACGCCTGGTAG